In Mercurialis annua linkage group LG6, ddMerAnnu1.2, whole genome shotgun sequence, the following are encoded in one genomic region:
- the LOC130014569 gene encoding cytochrome P450 709B1-like — MGYLGTVLLSFVVIFVITKIWQLFRVLLWRPYVLTKMFENQGVKGPSYKLLYGSLTDIKKIKKVAREMVLDVNSNDDITCRVLPHYQKWLSEYGDAVLYWNGTEPRVVVTEPELAKQVLSNKFGFYMKPYFKPIIQKLTGKGLVLMEGRDWVRHRRILNPAFSMNKLKIMIKKMADCTIPMLDEWQKLALQETKNCKIEMNESFQKLTGDIIAHTAFGSSYLQGKEVFQGQKEFQKLSAASLTDINIPGKQYLPTASNMRIWKLDRQVKNTLSSIIQNRLKAGSCSDGCFGDDLLGLMIGSSIHKSNDEKSKSSARLSLDEIMEECKTFFFAGQETTSSLLTWTVFLLSKHQDWQEKLRQEVFNECEMQVPDADMLTKLKFVNMVLLEALRLYCPVIVLARKATEDMKLGNLTIPKDTCVTIPIVQIQRSKEYWGEDANDFNPMRFQNGISRASKHPNALLAFSMGPRACIGQNFAMLEAKTVLVLILQRFSFCLSSQYKHAPIDYLTLHPQYGMPIIVKPLHF; from the exons ATGGGTTATCTTGGTACTGTGCTGCTGAGTTTTGTAGTAATCTTTGTTATTACAAAGATATGGCAACTGTTCAGGGTTTTATTGTGGAGACCTTATGTCTTAACTAAAATGTTCGAGAATCAAGGCGTTAAAGGGCCAAGTTATAAGCTACTTTACGGGTCTCTCACCGATATAAAGAAGATAAAAAAGGTTGCAAGAGAAATGGTGTTAGATGTAAATTCTAATGACGATATCACTTGCAGAGTTCTTCCTCATTATCAAAAATGGTTATCAGAATACG GTGATGCAGTGTTGTATTGGAACGGTACGGAGCCAAGAGTCGTAGTAACAGAGCCAGAGCTGGCTAAACAAGTATTATCAAACAAGTTCGGGTTCTATATGAAACCATATTTTAAGCCTATAATACAGAAGCTCACTGGTAAAGGGTTGGTTTTGATGGAAGGAAGAGATTGGGTTAGGCACAGAAGAATTCTTAATCCTGCATTTTCCATGAACAAACTCaag ATTATGATAAAGAAAATGGCAGACTGCACCATTCCGATGCTCGACGAGTGGCAAAAGCTTGCGCTGCAAGAAACCAAAAATTGCAAGATAGAGATGAATGAATCGTTTCAAAAGCTTACGGGTGATATAATTGCCCATACTGCGTTCGGAAGCAGTTATCTGCAAGGAAAAGAAGTCTTTCAAGGACAAAAAGAGTTTCAAAAACTTTCCGCAGCTTCACTTACTGATATAAACATTCCCGGCAAACA GTATTTACCTACGGCATCAAATATGAGAATATGGAAGCTGGACAGGCAGGTGAAGAACACATTAAGTAGTATAATACAAAATCGATTAAAGGCAGGGTCTTGTTCTGATGGGTGTTTCGGAGATGATTTACTCGGTCTAATGATCGGATCTTCGATACACAAATCGAATGATGAGAAGAGCAAAAGTAGTGCAAGACTTAGCCTGGATGAAATAATGGAAGAGTGCAAAACGTTCTTTTTTGCTGGGCAGGAGACAACCTCAAGTTTACTAACTTGGACTGTTTTCTTGTTGAGCAAACACCAAGATTGGCAAGAAAAACTTAGACAAGAGGTGTTTAATGAGTGTGAAATGCAAGTTCCAGATGCAGATATGTtgaccaaattaaaattt GTGAACATGGTTCTACTTGAGGCGCTGAGGTTGTACTGCCCAGTAATAGTATTGGCTAGGAAGGCAACAGAAGATATGAAATTGGGAAATCTAACGATTCCAAAAGATACATGTGTCACCATTCCAATTGTCCAAATTCAGAGAAGCAAGGAATACTGGGGAGAAGATGCAAATGACTTTAATCCTATGAGGTTTCAAAATGGTATCTCAAGGGCATCAAAACACCCAAATGCTTTGTTAGCATTTTCGATGGGTCCGAGAGCTTGCATCGGCCAGAATTTTGCAATGTTGGAAGCTAAAACGGTGCTCGTACTCATTCTTCAGAGATTTTCATTTTGCTTGTCCTCTCAGTATAAACATGCTCCGATTGATTATCTTACTCTTCATCCACAATATGGCATGCCCATTATTGTAAAACCCTTGCATTTTTAA
- the LOC126685932 gene encoding uncharacterized protein LOC126685932 — MDSSLIRKFISEEVPDWDDEVIATTRFKAFSGQRSDWEPKFQFWSNLILKISRHFGIFTIQPSQVKNDWFNRGGLTPLCLDHVLFLMYSEGEIIRNVDLVDATSGRLSQLIRKVRNLVIRSITSAELMLEDRVILTALLQEKSDEVIKRFSESHWATSCVVTMTKFRDMCGGSSEASTLLSYLSGIGKAKYLSLSRKEFIEGVKVSLTSAPVPTVSGLDFDVLHLISTTEKLQKQIDVIDQRYELSRKLALSSLKSGNKKIALRHAREIKLASESREKCSSLLNRVEDVLNTIANAESTKKVTEAIQIGAQAMKQNRINVEDVDLCLEELKESIDSQMEVEKALESVPSYSGIEDEDIEDEFKKLEMEVESGNLEAFVSRTAVNSGSDSLIDAFSNLKLHTASVGESTNRVSVEAKRVDDPKNDMLEAA; from the exons ATGGATTCTAGCCTCATCAGAAAATTCATAAGTGAAGAAGTACCTGATTGGGACGATGAAGTGATCGCCACAACCAGATTCAAAGCATTTAGTGGCCAAAGATCCGATTGGGaaccaaaatttcaattttggaGCAATTTAATCCTCAAAATTTCTCGTCATTTCGGCATATTCACTATTCAACCTTCTCAG GTAAAGAATGACTGGTTTAATCGAGGTGGACTGACCCCTTTATGCCTTGATCATGTACTG TTTTTAATGTATAGTGAAGGTGAAATAATTCGAAATGTGGATCTTGTCGATGCTACGAGCGGGCGTCTCTCGCAGCTAATTCGTAAAGTAAGAAATTTGGTGATCAGATCAATCACGAGCGCGGAACTAATGCTAGAAGATCGTGTTATTCTTACCGCTTTATTGCAG GAAAAATCCGATGAAGTGATAAAACGTTTCTCGGAAAGTCATTGGGCGACTTCATGTGTTGTTACTATGACAAAGTTTCGAGATATGTGTGGAGGATCAAGTGAAGCATCTACATTGTTGAGTTACTTGTCTGGAATTGGAAAAGCTAAATATCTTTCTCTTAGTAGAAAGGAATTTATAGAG GGTGTTAAAGTATCACTCACTTCTGCACCAGTGCCTACGGTCTCAGGCTTAGATTTTGATGTTCTGCACTTGATATCGACCACAGAAAAGCTTCAGAAACAAATTGATGTGATCGACCAGCGTTATGAATT ATCAAGAAAATTAGCTTTATCTTCCCTGAAGTCTGGAAACAAGAAAATAGCCCTAAGACATGCTAGGGAGATTAAGTTGGCCTCAGAAAGTAGAGAAAAATGCTCTTCATTATTGAACAGAGTGGAAGACGTTCTTAATACTATAGCCAATGCTGAATCTACGAAGAAG GTAACTGAGGCGATCCAAATAGGAGCTCAAGCAATGAAGCAAAATAGGATAAATGTGGAGGATGTTGATTTATGTTTGGAAGAACTTAAAGAAAGTATTGATTCACAGATGGAAGTAGAAAAAGCTCTAG AATCAGTTCCATCATACAGTGGCATTGAGGATGAAGATATCGAAGACGAATTCAAGAAATTAGAGATGGAAGTAGAAAGTGGAAACCTTGAAGCTTTTGTTTCAAGAACTGCAGTTAATTCAGGATCCGACTCATTGATTGATGCTTTTTCAAATCTCAAGCTTCATACTGCTTCAGTCGGAGAGTCCACAAATCGAGTTTCTGTTGAGGCAAAGAGGGTTGATGACCCGAAGAATGACATGCTAGAAGCAGCATAA
- the LOC126686126 gene encoding transcription factor HFR1, whose protein sequence is MAEYEELIWGNDQVLRRGRSTCSSCIAFNPNPNTTTGGGDILPEKKSKLTTVNSDFFSFSGDLEYLVKNDDDQYITDQPQTVPVCQGQKSRPKPSDELEIPQLPKYTNDRPHRKYKESYNRQDLVEEAEINRIQRINSHPQEAVSDQQSEAPVRRKGAPNDPTSSSLKRRRDEHTEETSSLSEKKRRKKINQKMRALQALIPNSHKVDKVSVLDNAIEHVKTLQLQLQMMSMGCMAPMFLQSLAGLSPMGFGLGMRMPMPMPMAQFPAAQAMPMSLRSQLPFFPFIGAGGSSMPLSSVEHLFRFTDAVGGSNLQSSPQDSMQNRRH, encoded by the exons AT GGCTGAATATGAGGAGCTGATTTGGGGAAATGATCAGGTTCTCCGGCGTGGAAGGTCTACTTGTTCGTCGTGCATAGCTTTTAACCCAAACCCTAACACTACTACCGGTGGTGGAGACATCTTACCcgaaaagaaatcaaaattaacGACGGTCAATTCTGATTTCTTCAGTTTTTCAGGCGATCTTGAGTACTTGGTTAAGAATGACGATGATCAGTACATAACCGATCAACCACAAACTGTTCCGGTGTGTCAAGGCCAGAAGTCGAGGCCAAAACCATCCGATGAACTGGAAATTCCTCAGCTTCCAAAATATACAAATGATCGGCCACATCGTAAGTATAAAGAGTCTTATAACCGTCAAGATCTTGTAGAGGAAGCTGAGATAAATCGGATCCAGCGGATCAACAGTCATCCTCAAGAAGCAGTTTCTGATCAGCAATCAGAAGCTCCTGTCCGTCGTAAAGGAGCTCCAAATGATCCGACCAGTTCTTCTTTGAAGAGGCGGAGAGACGAACATACAGAAGAGACGTCGTCTTTGagtgaaaagaaaagaagaaaaaagatcaACCAGAAGATGCGTGCGTTACAAGCTCTCATACCTAATTCTCACAAG GTGGATAAAGTTTCTGTTCTTGATAACGCGATTGAGCATGTAAAGACCCTTCAGCTTCAGCTACAG ATGATGTCAATGGGATGTATGGCACCAATGTTTTTACAATCCTTAGCTGGTTTGAGTCCCATGGGGTTTGGGTTGGGTATGAGAATGCCTATGCCTATGCCTATGGCTCAGTTTCCAGCCGCTCAGGCGATGCCTATGTCGCTGAGATCGCAGCTGCCGTTCTTTCCTTTTATTGGGGCCGGAGGTTCCTCAATGCCGCTGAGTTCCGTTGAACATCTGTTCAGATTCACGGATGCGGTTGGTGGCTCAAATTTGCAATCGTCCCCTCAG GACTCGATGCAAAATCGCCGTCATTAA